Genomic DNA from Fusarium oxysporum Fo47 chromosome IX, complete sequence:
ATCGCAGCCCGTCCCTGAGGGGATGGAGAACTTCGTCGTCGGACTGATTGGTATGGGCGACATGGGCAAGATGTATGCTGAAAGGCTGTCTGCCGCTGGCTGGAGGTAAGTCTTGGATCCATTGCGATCCGCActtccagctccagcttcttttcttcaaaTGGTAAGCCAactcttccttctcaacaccccCTCCCCTCTTTCATGATGACTAGAGCGCATTTGGCTCGAGCATTGTTCAGGGACGCCTGGTGTCCGTTATGGCCATCAGAATCGGACCTGTGCTCTCAATGATGTAAACGCTTGCTACCTTAATTATCAACTGTCTGAATTTTCACCCATCTACCTCATTTTGTTAGCACTTCTGCTTTGACACAAAAGCTAACATCTACAAGAACAGATGCTTTCTCCCTGTGAATGCAACCCCGTACCGGATGCCGAGTGGCTAACGGCGGATTTACTTTAGAATCATGGCCTGCGACAGAGAAGAGAATCAGGAGAAGCTTCAGAAAGAATATGCTGGAAATGTATGGCTCAGTGATTCCTGCCTGCTCTGCCTCGCTCCAAGTCGCTGAAGCTATCGAATAGAAAAATATAGAAATTTGTCGAAATGGCCACTATGTTTCCCGCGCAAGCGACTATATCATCTACAGCGTCGAGGCCGCCGTCATTGATCGTGTAATTGCTCAGTATGGACCATGTACGCGCCCTCTCTTCGTATCCCTTGTGAATGTTTCCTTCGAGCGTCTCTTCTCGAGGTTAAACAGTAGTCATCTAGACACTGACTGTTGCGACTAGCTACCAAGCTTGGTGCCATCGTTGGAGGGCAAACCTCTTGCAAGTCCCCCGAGATCGCTGCCTTCGAGGCTCACCTCCCCACCGACGTCGATATTATCTCGTGCCACTCACTTCATGGCCCCAATGTTGATCCGACTAACCAGCCCCTTGTGCTCATCCAACACCGCGCCCCAGATTCAGCTCTTCGAAAGGTTGAGATTGTCCTCAGCTGTCTCCGCTCAAAGTTTGTCCATCTCTCAGCTCGCGAGCACGACCGTATCACCGCCGATACTCAAGCAGTCACCCATGCAGCCTTCTTATCTATGGGTAAGGCGTGGCACGCTAACAAGCAATTTCCTTGGGAGCTGAGTCGATATGTTGGCGGTATTGAGAATGTCAAGGTCAATCTGATGTTGCGCATCTACAGTCAGAAGTGGCATGTATACGCTGGCCTTGCTATTCTCAACCCTGAAGCGAGTGAACAGATCTCACAGTATGCACGAAGCGTCACCGATTTGTACAAACTCATGCTCGAAGGAAACCGTGAGGGTTTCAGAGAACGAGTCTACCGTGCACGCGACAAGGTATTTGGTCCGTCCACGTCCTGGGACACACGCCCCTTGCTTGAGCCGTCGATCCTGTCGTCCTTCTCGCTCGGGACGCCTACAGATGAGCCTCGACCCAACAACCATCTCTCGATCCTTGCAATGGTCGACTGCTGGGCGGCGCTCAACATTGTACCCTACGATCACATGCTCTGCAGCACTCCTCTATTCCGCTTGCGCCTTGGCGTCACTGAATACCTGTTCCGCAACGAAGATGTCCTCGACGCAGCCATTGAGACTGCAATTGAGGATAAGACGTACCGTAGCGATGATCTGGAGTTCACTTTTGCAGCACGGGCCTGGGCCGAATGTGTGAACCTGGGACATTTCGAGACATGGGAGAAGCGGTTCGTGAGTACCCAGCAGTTCTTTGAACCACGATTTGAAGAGGCCAAAGTGGTGGGTAATcaaatgatgaagaagatattGGAGAATTCCAAGGATAATTAGTAGAGATGGGCCAATCATAGGTTAACAAAAGAATCATACTCCCACAGAAGCAAATGTTCCAAGACTCTAGACAAAGCCTGACTCGACCAAGTATTAACCAGTCCGACAACCTCTCAAACGCCGCAAAACCCCAAACCAGTTTTGAGTGCACCACCAAATCTTGTAACCTCACTGGTTTCCCAAGCACACACTTTTCATAATCATCGTCCTTACACTTGAGTTACCACATCGGGAACTCTAGCCTCAATGCTCTCCTCTGTCATCGCAACACCATGGTCAGTTCCGAGTGACATAGGCGATGGTTCTCCACTATTGCCTTCATTCTCGGCCCCTGAGGACTTGATATTGGAAGCATCGCTGAGGGAGGAGGTGGTTGTTGAGACAGTATTTTCAGCGCCACCAAAAAGGCTCCATGAATATCCGTCAAGAGGAGGGATATTAGACGTACTAGACAACAGTTGATCAGTCAAACGGCGACGTGCGGATCTCCGACCAGGAGTAGTGGGACTGCGCCGTCTTTGTTAATAAGGCCGGCGCAAAACATCACTCTAAACACTTACCGGGGAATCCGTGTGGCGCGCCCTCTCTGTCGTGGGTGTTGACCGTGGGTTCGATCATCTTGATGCTCGTCGGGCACCTGGAAAGTAGCCAGCCATGGCCAAGGGTTTCCCAGTAAGTCAGGCGTCGATGCAATAGCCTCTGCATCACCCTGAGCGGCGTCGGCCAAGGccttctcctcgtcgctcATACGTTGTCTTCTTGCAGTAACGTTCTTAACAGTAGGCAACTGCCGTGCTCCTCTGAGTCCAGAGATTGCACCCCTAAGCCCGTTCCGAAAAGGTTGGTTCTGATTGTGACTTGTGAGCATACGGGCGATCTGCTCGTCAAGCAGTTCCATCATTTGACGATTGCCGATCTGAGGCTGGATGCATTGGTCAACAATCTGCCATTGATGGTCGAGGATCTAAACTCACTCTCGGGCGGTGCTCGTCAATATGTCTAACAACATCTTTGTCAATGACTGGCCTTCCGCCTAGAGACTCGAATCCAAAACCGGCAGCAGCTGTTGGAGTAATCTCGCCATCGGCGACTGCATTGAGGCTCAAAAATGCCCGATCAACGCACGCAGGGCGGCACCTTTGGCAGATCTTGTACTGGCAAAGGGCGTCTTCGTCAAGGGTCCGTTGTCCCCTGTCATTGAAAGAAGACTCGAAGCCCAGGGGTGGAAGAAGGTTGCTAAACAGAGCCGAGGTGCTTTTTTGTCGTTCCTCCTTTGCAATAACTTCCTTTAACTACCACAGATATTAGTATACTTCCAGGGCTACAGGAAACTATTGTTGCCTCACTTCCTCTCGCTGTCTTAGGATAGTTGCAATTTGATCTGGTTGGTAGGATGCCATCTGCTCGGGAGTGAGTTCTTGAAGAAAGCTAAGTTTGTCGCGTCGAGCTTCTGCGCTGCCTTTTCGAATAACCATGTTCTTGCGAAAGCTGAAATCCAAGTAGTCCATGCATGGCTGCTTTCCAGTTAGCTACCAATTTCTACCAGATGTTTCTTTTCAATGGAAGGCCTCTCACCAGTTTCTCCTCAATCATTTTCTCATGATCCTGTGTACACTGGTAGAGCCACCCAAACTGACCGGGCTCATGACAAGAGGAACATTTAGAGTCCGTGTCGTAAATCCGCGTCATGGTGAGATGGGTGCATGTTGGTTTATAgggttgctgctgcatcaGCCGTGGTGGTAGAAACGCCATTGTCATGCCGGAGAGGCCAGAATCGGCGAAAATACCCTGAAGGTGCATTCAATCAAACGCTTGAGCATATAGAGAAGGCGACAAGGTTTCGAGTAAAGGAGCCCGAGTCAAGTCGTAAAAGGCTGATTGACTATAAGTGATGCCGTTTATAAAGTTGCTTCATGATATTGACCAAGTTACCAGGAAGGGGAACAAGAGGGGCTCAAGGGAAAATTGCAATTCAAATGAAATACGGAAAGAGAAGATTCTTTTTACTTGCAAGCTGAAGAGGTTTGGCTCGTCGTCATGGCCAGCTGTCATGCCATGAGAATATGATATTGGGCAAGTGCGAGGCAAGTGGCAGCTGCCTGCCAACCGCCAGGGTAGCACCATTAGGACAAACTCTTCTTTATACCTTTTGCAGACGAAGGCATCAGTCTTCAGCTTTTAAGAGGGGGATAGTTGCAGTGAAGCGTGCTCTTGGGATGTATTTAAATTTTGTTTGAAGTTGGTTCTCCTAGACTTTCATCATGTCGTCCTAATGGACATCAGTTTGCTTCACTTCAAGGCTGTGATCTTTGTCATCGAGTCACGGTTTCCTCAACTTAGCATTGTCTTATTGAAGATGCAGCGAAGTGTGTTGATGAATCTGTTTGCGAACGACAAAGCTCTCAGGCATTCATCATTCATTATCCTGATTGTGTCCAAGAGCTAGGGAAGACACCCACAGGATTGTCTAGCCTCGCGGATTATTGCAACCAAGTTCGGGCTTGTGTAGGCACCGACGACATAATCAAGATTCGCTGCAGAAGTGAAACGGTCAATATTTCGAGGGCATTGGGGGAGCAGATGGGGCCTTCATAGGGAGTCTTGTTTATTTTCATGGTCTCATCCACAATTCACAACATGTTCACCCGAACCCCCACCAGAGACCTCATCAGTTTCGAGTGGATCAGACATTTATTCCATGTCACTTCCGACTCAAAGAGATTTTGCTGCTCAAGCGGTTGATGCCAGATATCATTGTCGTTCAACGGCGCGTTTTTATTCTCTAGCATGCCATGGAGCTATGTGCTAGAACCGCAAGTAACGCAAACCCCTTTCCGATGCATAACCGTAAAGCAGCCCAATAACCGATCCATTTCCTTTTAAACCTCGGTGGTAACCTTCGCCTTGGGGTTGGTGACCTTGACACCCAGTTGCTTGGCGCGGGCAATGATGTCAACTCGCTTCCTCGACGAGACGTTGTGGGCAATCCTGAAAACATGGTTAGCTAAGAGTTGGTCGAGTGAAATTGGAGGGAGAGCGTACTCGGCAGCGTGGGTTCGGTTGTGCATaaggagaagctcgacaTCGTTGACGTTGCTGACGAGGAAAGCCTTGTGGCCGGAGGGGGTCATGTAGCGGGTCTTCTTGTTGGAGCCATAGCCGATCTGAAATCACACAGGATTAGTACTAAGTTCCACGTCCTGCCTTATAGAAAGTCGATAATTCTCATCAGGCCTCGCAAAAGGTTCGACATACAGAGGGCATGGCAATGGTGCCGCGGAATCGTCGTCGGACACGGCTGTCGATACCCTTAGGCTTGCGCCAGCTGGGGTCGACACACTTGAAGCGATCACTCTGGTGACGCTCGAAGCGCTTCGTGCCTGCACACACAAGTCAGCATTTTGACTCCCACTCGTTTCTCCTTCGTTCGCTCGTGTTGTCGCTAAGGAATGTCGATTTTACGTACgcttcttgacgatcttGATGTGCTTAGCGGCAACCATTCTGTAATATGTTAATAAAGCGTCTTGGTTGATGATAGATGTGGTTTGCTGACCTGACGACTGCACAGGGGACGGTTAGTAGAACGTTGAACTTCGGCTGTGAGTTGTTAGACGCACGAAAATTTGTCAAGGTGGGCAGTCCGGCTCACAATGCTCGGAGTGTTCACGTGCAGTGCCCTAACGAGGGTCTATGGATTTGGAGAAATGTGAGTTGGCCGTGAAAAAAGAGCGTGCAAATCTTACTCTGAAAAGGACTAAGTCCGTTGATGTAATTTTGTCTATGGCGTCTTAATTTTTTGCAGCCCTGGATCTGTGTGTgggtcttcttcttattgggccaaaaaaaaaggcaAGGTCCCACTCTGCACTAGCGCCTTTCACGAAAGAGACAGAATCTAAACTCCCGCCGAAAGATCACCACGCTTTCAACCTCCGCCCGCCGCCCAAcgacaacaccaagaccagcaatCATGTCTACTCAGTCAGTGCAGTGTTTTGGTAAAAAGAAGACCGCCACCGCCGTTGCTCACTGCAAGGTACACGAAATTCCCAGCAAAAGACGTGAGAATGAGCCAGAGAAGCTGACATGACTTGAAATTTCCAGGCTGGCCGCGGTCTTATCAAGGTCAATGGACGACCTCTCTCGCTCGTCCAGCCCGAGATCTTGCGCTTCAAGGTACGATTTACGAATTCCCTCGACCGTTTACGAAAGCACGTCGTTCAATTATCGAACTCGAAATGACGATGCTCCCGGATGGTGTTGTGTCTTGTTGGGAACCAAAGTGTTAACGCTCTTATCCTAGGTCTACGAGCCTCTTCTCgttgttggccttgacaaGTTCGCCAACGTGGACATTCGCTGCCGGGTCTCAGGGGGTGGCCATACATCTCAAGAAGGTTACCCTTTTCCGTCGATTTGAACGACTTACTAACTGTATACCAGATCTATGCCATCCGACAGGCCATCGCCAAGTCCCTGATCGCCTACTACCAGAAGTTTGTCGATGAGCACTCCAAGAACCTCCTCAAGCAGGCTCTCGTCCAGTTCGACCGAACCCTCCTCGTTGCCGACAACCGCCGATGCGAGCCCAAGAAGTTCGGTGGTAAGGGTGCCCGCTCTCGCTTCCAGAAGTCTTACCGTTAAACGGTTCAAGATGTTTGTCGGAATGGGGCAAAAAAGCGTCGAGCCGGAGTGTTGGTGCAGTGGAGGATACTACGGGCAGTGCGAAAAAGGGACTGGAGTCACAATTTCCCTGGTTTGGGGATGGGTTTCCCATTAGCATTTGCATGGTCTTGCTTTTGGCGGATTGTAAAGGATCTGGCAGGCAAATGAAATCTTCAAAGTTAACGACGCGGCCCATGCTGCCTGCTACGCACTGTGATGTTAATGAATTGCCTCGTTGCTGGACTCGCTCCGATACTCAGTTTCCATTTTTTTCATATGTGACGACACCTGTTTTCAAATTTTGATCAGAGCATGCAAAATAACGTCACTAGGCTTATTTCCGTCGAGTCAAGACAATCCAGTAGAGGAAATGCAGTTCGCAAGCCCTGTCAAGTCGAATTAGCGTCACTTACCAGTTGGACTGTTGGCCGTGGTTCAAAACCACTACCCTTCTTTCGTGCTATCATATTCAACTTTGGTCTGTCCATTATACGTTCAATGTGTTGATAGAAGCCAAATGTTTAGTGCTTTGTTGCTGTTACGGGAATAAATCCCAACTCCTAACTCCAGCTTTGTAAACTCAATCGTTTCGCCAATCCAACTGCATTCCGATGCTGAGCTACTCCTTACACATAAGGTAACACATTACGCTCTGTTTCTTCCTTCGCGTCTGGAACCCCCTTACTGTTGTTGGCTCTGCTAGTCTCCCCCAATGTTTGGAAGCACGAAGCATTCTTGTGAAATAGCATATCTAGTCGTTCCACGAGACAAGATCGCGTTGTCGTCCAGACTCATCCAGATCAACAATCTCTGGTGCCCACTCTCCACGCTCATCTTCGGCTGCCAAATCAGCAACCTCCAGCTCgacttcctcgccatcttccaTCATGACTTTACCTCGACGTAGATAGTCTCCGCGAAGATCCCAATCCAGTGTACCAGTCACAACAGCTTCAAGTCCCGCAAAAGCTGTAGCAACAGCCAATTGCTCAGGTGTGGCATTGTTCCCCAAGCCTTGCAGAAATTCGTCCAAGCGTCGTTTGTAGACAGTGAGTGAAAGTCGAAGATCTTTGGTTTGTGATTCTGCAGTATCAAGAATTGAACCTTCAAGCCAGGAGGCGCTGTACGTGAGTTGGGCCGTCAAGGTGCGAATGAATGCAGCTGCGAGAGATGGTCGACTGAGGGGGAGGAGATGAGCATGGAGAAAAATTTTCAGCAACATATGCCACCATTGCTGAATGCATGAATCGTTACCAAGGTGGACGCCTACAACGAAAGAGAACTGGAATTCGCCGATAACGTCGTCAGGGCTCAGATCATTATCAGAAGCATCAACCTGCGACAAGATATAAGGAGTTGCATCCGTGGCTCTTAAAGTCCGGTCGGCTCCGGTGTTATCTGTTGAGTATGTTTTGGTCCGTTGGCTGAACGCGAAGTTGAGCTCGCGAGCCTTGAGCAATGGATTTGAGATTGAGTTGTCAAGCTCCATCTCGCCAGCCATGAGTATCGACCCTTTGACACGATCGCCGGTATGTACTGTCCAATTATCGTAGTTCTGTCCTGTCACTCGATTGAGAAGGCCCTCTGTGATCTTGCCAGTTAACTGCTCCCACATGTTGAGATTTCTGTGTGAGGTAGCCTGAGTGAATTCACCGTTGGCGGCGTTTACTGCACTTGGATCTTGATAAGGGACGAGTTTTGAGTGAATAGTGTCGAGGTTATCGGCTTGGATGCGGGCTTCAGCACGAGCTGAGTCACCCAGAACCTCATTGTATCGATCCCACTGCATAACATGGACAGTGTCGACACTGTTCGTGACAACCCAGAAACCACACCGAGCAGAAAGACCTCCTGGATGAGCGACCCAGAAGAAGTGAGCACCTGGTGGTATATCCCTGACGCCACCAAAGTGCTTAGCTGTAAATGATATTGAGTCGTACCCAACCGTGAAGACTTCGGGCAAGTCTAATATGAGTACCACATCTCCGCCTCCCATGTTGTGTGTCAAGGGTTCCCAGCTTGGGCTGTGGAAGGAGTTGGAAGAGCCATGTTGGGAGGTCTTGATCACAGTATTCTCACTCTGTCCCGAGGGAGGATCCAAGGGCGGAgggccatcatcatcttcttgctCATGAGGCGTCTCGCTGACTTGATGAACATGAAGAGTGCCCAGAGGATGTGTTCCTAGTACTGACACGGACTTTGCAGAGCCACCGCCGAAAGATGCGCTTGAGTTCGATTTCGTCAGACCCTTAGGTCGTGACGGAATGGACGGGAGATCTCCCTCCATTTTGATAAGGCGGCAATGGGTCCTTTCCGGAGCCAGCGACGGAAGCTAATAATCTTGAATATTCGGATAATGTTACTCCAATCTTGGTATTGAGTTTCTGGGTATCTCAGTATTGGTACGAGATATGATGGGATGTAAGGTACAGTGCTGAGGCTGATATTGCTATGCGCCGCAAAACATCAGTCGATGGCGGGGTAGCAAAAAAAAAGTAGGCAGCCCAGGTAATGAATGGGAGAAACCTTATCAGATGTGATACAATGCTAGATACCCGTGGGTACTTTACCTGAACTTAGTGAATTTTTGGGATGCCCTTCTAAATTCGATAAAGGTTCCAGGTTTCATATGGCCATTTCTTTGCGTGTTTGACTTCACATTTCTCTTCGTATCCAGGACTTTCTTTGACCGCGTGGCACGGCCTATGCACGACAGCACGTCATCAGCAAAAGGCACGAAGGAGCTGAATGACGTTCTGAGACAACGGGATCAAGGAAATTGATATTATAAACGGAGACGGCTCATTTATCGAACAACGCAGTTGTGGTCCAAATTTACCGCTGAGATAATGTATGAACTTGACTGCGATGTGGTGACTGATTGCCTGATATTACCTTATCCCGCTTTTTTTCGTCAATACTCTGAGCATCACTTCGGCAAGgcgaaaaagaaataatttGACCGCAAAGACCAGTTTTTGATATTAGGTTAATACAGTACTTGGATATCATCACAAGCAAAAATTACTCTCAAATCTTCTCAGCAACTCTGTATCATGTGAAACTGTGAGTATCATGCCACCCCCTCAAGTCTTGGAGTCATGGATATCTCAAACTTCAGCACTTGCTTGAGAACTAAGAGGAAAGCATCTGTTCAAGTAATCGGTCCTACAATGGGACTGAGTTGATGCATCCCCTGAGCAAAAGCACGTTTAGATTTCTGGCTGCCTTGTGTTCGTCCCGAACCGCATTCCCGCAAGCCTCCAAATTTGATGTTTAGCGGTCATTTGGCCCACTGCTGTACTCACCTGATAATCTGTCGTGAAACTGAATACAAAGCGAATTTGACGATTCGAACTGCAACGTCGGTAGTGATGCTGATGCACCCGATGCTGCATGGTCACTCAATCACCATCTCGATAGGCTTATCCAAGAGTTACTAAACCTAGCAGTCCAGAATAGTCGAGGCTTTGTATGTGAAACACAACATACGCTATATCCACGATCATATAGCCGCCAAGAACCATCCTTTCAGCTGTCATCCCAAAAGCTGATGGTTTGTTCCTCCACCGCACGCCCTGTTTCGACATCGCATCCTTCCTGGCTCCCTGCAACGTCACCACACATTAACCGCAACGAGGTAGAGCCCTGCTATGGATCGATGCTAGAGCAAACACTGCCACTATCATGGATCCCGTAAGTGCCGGTCAAGGATGCTTTGCGTGCGTCCGTGTGCGGCGTAAGTTTACTACCATGCAGAGCTTGTGCATAAACCCTGGCTCAGGCTCGGAATGACCGATAGTCGTACTGCCGGATTTTGTCTACTGAAAGAAACACCTTAATTATTGAGTATAGATTCCTCTAACAGGTGAGTATTCTTCTACAACAGAGCATCATTGAGTATAGAGTATACTGGTGGACAATCTCTTGGTGGCGTGTGATGGCGTTCAGAGATAAATCGTCCCACATCTACGATGAAACATGACAGCAATTTATTCCAAGGTCACAATAACGAGTATAAAGTATCCCGGAAAATTAGATACTGTACTTCTGGTTATTAATTTGTGGTTGGACTGACATATGCAGCCAACTTCAATATATATCCATGTAGTTCAATTTAACCGTGTGCTCTG
This window encodes:
- a CDS encoding ribosomal protein L32e, which translates into the protein MVAAKHIKIVKKRTKRFERHQSDRFKCVDPSWRKPKGIDSRVRRRFRGTIAMPSIGYGSNKKTRYMTPSGHKAFLVSNVNDVELLLMHNRTHAAEIAHNVSSRKRVDIIARAKQLGVKVTNPKAKVTTEV
- a CDS encoding AAR2 protein-domain-containing protein — translated: MEGDLPSIPSRPKGLTKSNSSASFGGGSAKSVSVLGTHPLGTLHVHQVSETPHEQEDDDGPPPLDPPSGQSENTVIKTSQHGSSNSFHSPSWEPLTHNMGGGDVVLILDLPEVFTVGYDSISFTAKHFGGVRDIPPGAHFFWVAHPGGLSARCGFWVVTNSVDTVHVMQWDRYNEVLGDSARAEARIQADNLDTIHSKLVPYQDPSAVNAANGEFTQATSHRNLNMWEQLTGKITEGLLNRVTGQNYDNWTVHTGDRVKGSILMAGEMELDNSISNPLLKARELNFAFSQRTKTYSTDNTGADRTLRATDATPYILSQVDASDNDLSPDDVIGEFQFSFVVGVHLGNDSCIQQWWHMLLKIFLHAHLLPLSRPSLAAAFIRTLTAQLTYSASWLEGSILDTAESQTKDLRLSLTVYKRRLDEFLQGLGNNATPEQLAVATAFAGLEAVVTGTLDWDLRGDYLRRGKVMMEDGEEVELEVADLAAEDERGEWAPEIVDLDESGRQRDLVSWND
- a CDS encoding ribosomal protein S9/S16; this encodes MSTQSVQCFGKKKTATAVAHCKAGRGLIKVNGRPLSLVQPEILRFKVYEPLLVVGLDKFANVDIRCRVSGGGHTSQIYAIRQAIAKSLIAYYQKFVDEHSKNLLKQALVQFDRTLLVADNRRCEPKKFGGKGARSRFQKSYR